The nucleotide sequence ATTATTTTTCCAAGATTTTATTACTATTAAGCATTGCCTTTTCTTACTTTAGAGTGAATTACATCCATACCAATAATAGAACTTTCTAAATGAGATTGATGCTTCTTTACAATTTCAAGCGCTCAAATGAGCTTGAACGGTCTCTAGGAACATCAAGATCAAAGGCTGTTTTTATATTTGAGTATTTATCAAGTATTTTTATTAATTCATCTTTAGAGAAAGACTTAGTCCATGCTTTCTTCATTATGATAATTTATCATATCATTTTTTGAGGTTTACACAGACTATTTTACACTCTCTTTTTTTATGCATTTTCTTATATCGTTGTTTCAATTCATATAAAAAGTTAAAAATATATACTATAAATGTTATTCATTTAAATACTTCATATAAAAATAAACAAAGTTTGACATTGGACACTATACTCTAAAAGAATCCTAATTAAGGTGATAAAAAGCTTTTATTTAAGTCTTGTGACTGTAAAACCATCTTTCTTTAACATTTTTACAAGTCCATCGGGTCCAAGTACGTGTCCGGTTCCAACAACTATAAAATATTTTTTGCCTGAGGATATATAACTTTTTATTTTATTATACATGTTAATGTTTCTTTGTAATATTAGAGAATTGTAATAATCTCGAACGGCTTTATTATTTGAATTCTTTCCAAAGTCGTATTTTTCAAAATAATTCACATCACCATTTAAGACTGCATTATATTGAGTATTAAAAGCTTTTTTAGCATCATCAGGATAGAGCATATTTTCAAGTTGATAATTTTGATAAGCATCTCCACCAGCATTTATTGCGGCAGCTTGAGTTTTAGCATCTTCTAAAGCAACAATTTTTTTGTTATCATTTTTAGCTCTTTTTAGAAAATAGTAATCAAAGCCGTAGCTGTTTGCATCATCAGATAATAATTCACTATTAAGAATGGTACTGTATAAATAACCTAGAGTATCATTTTTGTAGGTATCAAGATTTAAATTTAATTTTTTCATAATTGGTTCAATATGTTTTTTTGCGGCAGGAGTTATATGCTTGTATAAATTATCACCACTTGAGTAAGTTACATCTTTTCCATATTTACGTATTGTACTAGTGTTTGTAATGTCGGTTTCTACAACTAATGTAGTGGATTTTTCATAGGCATTTTCAACAGCTTTAGAAAATTTAATAGGCTCATTTTTTCCAATGTGGATTGTACCACCCAAATATAATGAGTTTCCGTTACTTTCTACTTTGTAAAAGATGCCTTCTGATTTTGGCTTAGTGTATTTTTTTATATTGTATACAGCAATTAAACTTATGAGAATTAAAAGTAGTATTGAAAGTGTAATTAGTTTTTTGTGATTTTTCATTTTATAAATCCCCCAATAAAATTTAGTATTTATAATTGGTTTTATATAGTTGATTTTACATAATTATAACATATTTGCTACTAATTATATCAGAAATATAGTTATTGACATGATGAGCAAAATTCAAAAGAGATGAAAATATTAAAAGTATGGAATATGAGGAGGTTATTCACAAAAATCTATCGTTCATAATAATGAACAAGTTATTATCTAGATGGTAAAGCATATGACATTATAGATTTATCAAAAGGAGGTGAAAGGGGAATGGAGGTATTTAATGATCCGGATATTGCAGAAGTAATTATTTAAAAGAGATATATGGAAGTATTAGAACAAGAAAGGAAAGAGGAAGTTAAAAAGATTGAAAAAGAAAAACAAGATAAGGATGAGAAATTAAAAAGATACAATATAAAAACAACGACAAATCTGAATTTGTCGTCGTTTTTATATTGTAGATAAGATTACTTTTAAATGCATATATTAAAACGTCTTTATTTTTTAAAATTGCTTTTTACTTTTAAAAAAACGTACAAATACTAGCTTGAATTAATTCTATACGATTTTTTTTGATAGAATCAGATTTTTAATATATAAATAATACTAATTATTTAGCCGTTTAAAATATTACGTTAAGAAATCCTGAACTAAGCTTCAATAGAAATTAAATTTTCGGCATTATTTGCATCTATATATATTGATTAAAAAATGACATCTTTAATTAAAAAATAGTATGTTTGATTTTTGGTAAAAGCTAACGATTTTAAAATATATTCTTCTGAACTAATAAAATCGTTGAAGTCTTTAAATATTTTTCCTAATTCATACATAGTTTTACCATATCCAGGATAACCATAACAATTGTTATGACCTTCATAAGCAGCGATTTCAAGAACCCTTATTAAAGCAGATTGACTAGCTATGTCTGAAAAATCAACTCCATAGTTAAAGCTATTTCTTATAGTATTTTTAGTTCTATAGGAAAGTACATCTCTGTATTTAATAAAATTAATAACTTGAACTAAATTATTGAAGGGATAAAGTTTTACGTTTTTTATAATTGGGCATTTTCTTAGGTTTTCATATAGTATTATAAAATAAATTAAGAATATGAATAATTAGTTTGTGTTAAAATTAATGTAAAAAAATATTATTAACTTTAAAACCACAACACCTTAATTTTTATAAGCTTGGTATCGAATATATATAAAAAATTTCATTGTGAGGTGAAGATATGCTTTTTAACAGGTCACTTGAAGATCGTATACAGAAGGCGAAAGAAAGTAAAGAAGAATTGAATAGACTAATTCAAGAGTACAAGCCTTTTATAGCAAGCCTTTTGCAGAAAAAAACGGGAAAGTACTTGCAATATGGATATGATGATGAACTTTCAATTGGTATGATAGCTTTTGAAGAAGCTGTTGAATCGTATGATAGAAATAAAGGGAAATTTCTAAGTTTTGCTAAGCGAGTTATTATTCTAAGAGCTATAGATTATTATAGAAAAAATCAAAAATTTAAAAATATAGTTTATTTGCAAGGAAATTATGACTCGGAAAATAATGATATAAATCCTATAATGTTCAATAAGGCAATGGAACAATATAAAAATAAGAGTATAAATGAAATAAGAAGATTAGAGATTTTAGAATATAAAAAGGAGCTTAGAGAATGGGGAATTGAATTTGTAAACTTAGTACAAGCTTCTCCAAAACAAGAAAAGTTAAAGAAAACTTATAAGAACATTGCTAACGTTATTGTACATAACCAAGACATTCTTAATAAATTGATAAGAGTAAAAAGACTACCTATAAAAGAAATAGAAAAGAATATATACATAAATCGAAAAAAGCTTGAAAGAGGGAGAATATACATCATAGCATTAGTAATTGCAGAAATAGGTGACTATAGATTGATACGAGAATATATAGAATGAAGGTGAAAATATGAAGGGAATTGTAATTGAAGAATTAAAGTATAAACTTATCATACTAACAGAAAAAGGAGATTTTATAGAAATAGATAAATTAAATACAAGAGCAAAAATCGGACAAGAAATAAATATAAAAAGTAAAAAAATTAGTACAAAAAAAGCTTTAAGAAGATTTGCTTTGGCTGCAACTGCAATACTAATTTTTTTTATAATAAATTCTTTGATTTATGGCATGATTTTCACAAGAGAATATGTAGTTGTTGATATAAATCCTAATAATAATAAAAATGTGGCCATGGAAATACATTATAATTACTTTGGAAATATTATAAAATTACAGGCAGCAAATAAAAAAGGAGTTTCTATTGTAAAAAAAATGAGAAACTTGAAATTTAAAGCTACTAATGTAGTAATCAATAACTTTATTAGAACAGCACAAAACGATAAATTTATTGATTCTGGAAAACAAAATACAATCGTAATAACAATAGCAAGTTCTAGCAAAAGTATTAATGATGAAAGTATTGATAGTTCATTGGAACATTATATTAAGGAAAATAAGATAAATGCAAGGCCCATGATTGTATTAGGAAATGATATTGATTATAAAAAATCCAAACAAGTAGGCATTCCAATAGATAAGTTTATTTTAATAAATAAAGTTATAAAAAATAATCCTTCCTATAAATTTTATGATTTAAATAAAAAATCTATAGATGAACTTATTAACATAGCTAATCAGGAAGAAAATTATTAACAGTATGCTTAATAGGCAAAAAAACTTTAATTTTATTTTTAATATACCTTAAAAAAATAATAAAGTTTGCGTATTTATATATTGAAAGGAAGAAAATAGTGCAAATATAATAAACTAGTTAATTGGAGGTTTTAGTAGTGAATAAGTTAAAAATTGTAAAGTGCATTTTAATTGGTTCCATGATTTGTAGTGGAATTATAACTCAGCAAACTTTTGCTTCAACTAATGACATGAATTACAAAGAAACATATGGAGTTTCGCATATTACTCGTTATAATATGTCAAAAATACCAATGGAGCAAAATGACTTAAAATTTAAAGTGCCTCAATTTAATGCATCAACATTAAAAAATATAGCTTCAGCAAAGGGTTATGATAAGAATGGTAATTTGATAGATTTGGATGTATGGGATAGCTGGCCATTGCAAAATGGTGATGGAACAGTGGCTAACTACCATGGGTATCATATTGTTTTCGCTTTGGCAGGTGATCCTAAAAATCAAGATGATACTTCTATTTATATGTTTTATCAAAAGATTGGAGAAAACTCCATTGATAGTTGGAAGAATGCAGGTAAAGTGTTTAAAGATAGTGATAAATACGTTGCCAATGATCCTTATCTTAAGTATCAAACACAAGAATGGTCTGGTTCTGCAACTTTAACATCTGATGGTCAAGTTCGTTTGTTTTACACAGATTTTTCGGGAGTAGCAAAAGATGGTGGAACAGATGCTAGTAATCAAGTTATAACAACTACTCAAGTGAATTTATCTCAACCAGATTCAAATACAATTAATATTGATAGTGTAAGTGATCATAAATCTGTTTTTGACGGAGGAAATGGGACAATCTATCAGAACGTTCAGCAATTTATAGATGAAGGTAAATGGAGTTCTGGCGATAATCATACCTTGAGAGATCCTCATTATGTGGAAGATAATGGCCGCAAATATCTTGTTTTCGAGGCTAACACAGGAACAAACGATGGTTACCAAGGAGATACTTCTCTACTCAATAAAGCTTTTTATGGTAGAAGTCAAAGTTTCTTTAAAACAGAAAAAGATCAATTATTAATTGATACTAATAAAAAGCATGATGCTTCTTTAGCTAATGGGGCACTAGGCATTATTGAATTAAATAATGACTATACATTAAAAAAAGAAATGAAACCATTAATTGCATCCAATACTGTAACAGATGAAATTGAACGTGCTAATGTATTTAAAATGAATGGTAGATGGTACCTATTTACAGATTCAAGAGGATCTAAAATGACTATTAATGGAATAAGTTCAAAAGATATATACATGCTAGGTTTTAGTTCAAATTCCTTGACTGGTCCATACAAACCATTGAATAAAACTGGCCTTGTACTAAATTTAAACCTTGATCCTACTGATCTAACATTTACGTACTCTCATTTTGCTGTTCCTCAAACTAATGGTAAAAACGTAGTAATAACAAGTTACATAACAAATAGAGGAATGTATTCAGATCATCACTCTAGTTTTGCACCAAGTTTTCTACTTAATATTAAAGGAACCAAAACATCTGTTATATCAAATAGCATTCTTCAGCAAGGACAACTTACTATTGATAATTATTAAATACTAGCCTATGTCTTAAATAATTAAAAAATGCAGATATTTTATCGGCATTTTTTAATTATAAGTTTTATATAAACAAGTAAAGGAATGCATTAAGTTGAAGAGAAAAAAGCTTAAGTTATTAACTATTTTAATGATTTTTACAGTTATAATATTAATTGTTTTATTATCCTTATATATACAAAATAATAGCACAATAAAATCTACTACCACTAAAAAACAAAATTATAGAGAAGTGTATCATTTTACAGTGCCTAATAAATGGAAAAACGACCCTCAAAGGCCTGTATTTTTTGATGGAGAGTATCATTACTATTATCTGTATAACAAAGACTATCCTAATGGTAATGGTACTGAATGGCGTCAGGCAACGTCTAAAGATTTAGTAACTTGGAAAGATGAGGGAGTTTGTATTCCTAAATATACAAATGAGAATGGAGATATATGGTCGGGATCTTTCGTTGTCGATGCACAAAATACAGCGGGTTTTGGAAAAGGTGCTATTGTTGCTATAGTAACACAACCTTCTGCAAGTATGGATAAGCAGGAACAATTTCTTTGGTACAGTACAGACAGAGGAAGAACATTTAAACCCTATAGTAATCAGCCTATAATACCTAATCCATGTACAAAAGATTTTAGAGATCCCAAAATCATTTGGGATTTTAAAAATAATAAATGGGTGATGGTCTTAGCTGAAGGGACAAAAATTGGTTTCTATGAATCTTATAATTTAAAAAACTGGCAACACACAGGTGATTTTTTTACAAACAATATTGGTATTGTAGAATGCCCAGATATTTTTATGATGCAATCAAATGATGGAAATTATAAGTGGATTTTGGGTACTAGTGCTAACGGTAAAGTTTCAGGTGAGCCAAATACCTATGCATATTGGGTAGGAAATTATGACGGAAAAAAATTTATTGCCGATATAAGCACTCCTAAATGGTTAGACTACGGCTTTGATTGGTATGCAGCTGTGACTTTTGAGAGTGAAAATCAAAGCAAAAACCTAAAAAAGCGCTATGCTTTAGCATGGATGAATAACTGGGATTATGCTAATAACACACCAACAATTCAGAATAGGTTTAACGGAATGGACTCTATTGTGCGAGAAATCACTCTAAGTAAACAAAAGGATAATACATATAGTTTGCTTTCAAAACCTATTAAAAGAATAGAAAATATTACAACATCAATAGATCAATTTAAGCAAATTTCAGTAAAGGGATTAAAACATCTTAAGGTTCAAGGTAAGGCATATCAACTCGATACAGACATAAATTGGGTAGATGCTAAGAACGTAGGAATTAGACTTCGAGAGTCTCTAGATAAAAAACGCCATATTGACGTTGGAATTTTCACTGAAGGTAAGTATTCCTATGTGAATAGAGCCTATACAGGAAATCCAGATAAAAGCAAAAAATATGTTGAAAGCAGAGCACCATTTGATATAAATAATAAGAAGGTTCATCTAAGAATTTTTGTTGATAAAGTAAGTGTAGAAGTATTCATTGATGATGGCAAAATTACTTACTCAAATGAGGTATTTCCGAGACCAGAAGACAAAGGAATAACTCTTTTTTCTATTAAAGGTAAAGCCGTCTTTAAAAATATTACGATTAAGCATATTGATTAAATATATATTTTGAAAATATAGAACGACAAATTAAATACAAAATATTAAAATGTAGGAGAAATATATTTGAAAACAAGAAAAACTTATAAAATGATATCTTCGCTAATGGTTATTTTGGCAATACTAACAATTCCATTTTTAATACTTAGACATAACACAGGCTATACTAGTATTTGGTCACGCCAGCAGGCGCAAAATTTCAAATGTACAAAAGAAAACACAGCACCTAATATCAATCCGAATTTTAAACTTACTGCCCCTAATCTTTGGGTTTGGGATACTTGGCCGCTTGTAAAAAAAGATGGATCTTTAGCAGTAGTTAATGGATACAAGGTTATTTTTGCTTTGACTGCATCTAGAAATGTAGGCTGGAATAAACGTCATGATGTTGCAGGTATAAGTTATTTTTGCTCAACGGACGGTGAAAATTGGGTATACAAAGGACTAGCTTACAATGTGGAAGATGCTCTTGGATCTAGACAATGGGCAGGTTCGGCAATACTCGATGAAAATGGAATGGTTCAATTTTTTTATACTGCCACAGGTAGAAAAGGAGAAGCGGTTAGAACCTTTGAGCAGAGGTTAGTTAAAACTAAATTTAGTATAAACGTTGATAAAGGTGGAGTTCATATTACGAATTGTAGTAAACATCAAGTTATTCTTGAGCCAGATGGTGTATACTATCAAACAATGCAACAAGCAAAAGGACCC is from Clostridium acetobutylicum ATCC 824 and encodes:
- a CDS encoding glycoside hydrolase family 68 protein; translated protein: MICSGIITQQTFASTNDMNYKETYGVSHITRYNMSKIPMEQNDLKFKVPQFNASTLKNIASAKGYDKNGNLIDLDVWDSWPLQNGDGTVANYHGYHIVFALAGDPKNQDDTSIYMFYQKIGENSIDSWKNAGKVFKDSDKYVANDPYLKYQTQEWSGSATLTSDGQVRLFYTDFSGVAKDGGTDASNQVITTTQVNLSQPDSNTINIDSVSDHKSVFDGGNGTIYQNVQQFIDEGKWSSGDNHTLRDPHYVEDNGRKYLVFEANTGTNDGYQGDTSLLNKAFYGRSQSFFKTEKDQLLIDTNKKHDASLANGALGIIELNNDYTLKKEMKPLIASNTVTDEIERANVFKMNGRWYLFTDSRGSKMTINGISSKDIYMLGFSSNSLTGPYKPLNKTGLVLNLNLDPTDLTFTYSHFAVPQTNGKNVVITSYITNRGMYSDHHSSFAPSFLLNIKGTKTSVISNSILQQGQLTIDNY
- a CDS encoding TraB/GumN family protein, coding for MKNHKKLITLSILLLILISLIAVYNIKKYTKPKSEGIFYKVESNGNSLYLGGTIHIGKNEPIKFSKAVENAYEKSTTLVVETDITNTSTIRKYGKDVTYSSGDNLYKHITPAAKKHIEPIMKKLNLNLDTYKNDTLGYLYSTILNSELLSDDANSYGFDYYFLKRAKNDNKKIVALEDAKTQAAAINAGGDAYQNYQLENMLYPDDAKKAFNTQYNAVLNGDVNYFEKYDFGKNSNNKAVRDYYNSLILQRNINMYNKIKSYISSGKKYFIVVGTGHVLGPDGLVKMLKKDGFTVTRLK
- a CDS encoding glycoside hydrolase family 32 protein; amino-acid sequence: MKRKKLKLLTILMIFTVIILIVLLSLYIQNNSTIKSTTTKKQNYREVYHFTVPNKWKNDPQRPVFFDGEYHYYYLYNKDYPNGNGTEWRQATSKDLVTWKDEGVCIPKYTNENGDIWSGSFVVDAQNTAGFGKGAIVAIVTQPSASMDKQEQFLWYSTDRGRTFKPYSNQPIIPNPCTKDFRDPKIIWDFKNNKWVMVLAEGTKIGFYESYNLKNWQHTGDFFTNNIGIVECPDIFMMQSNDGNYKWILGTSANGKVSGEPNTYAYWVGNYDGKKFIADISTPKWLDYGFDWYAAVTFESENQSKNLKKRYALAWMNNWDYANNTPTIQNRFNGMDSIVREITLSKQKDNTYSLLSKPIKRIENITTSIDQFKQISVKGLKHLKVQGKAYQLDTDINWVDAKNVGIRLRESLDKKRHIDVGIFTEGKYSYVNRAYTGNPDKSKKYVESRAPFDINNKKVHLRIFVDKVSVEVFIDDGKITYSNEVFPRPEDKGITLFSIKGKAVFKNITIKHID
- the sigI gene encoding RNA polymerase sigma factor SigI codes for the protein MLFNRSLEDRIQKAKESKEELNRLIQEYKPFIASLLQKKTGKYLQYGYDDELSIGMIAFEEAVESYDRNKGKFLSFAKRVIILRAIDYYRKNQKFKNIVYLQGNYDSENNDINPIMFNKAMEQYKNKSINEIRRLEILEYKKELREWGIEFVNLVQASPKQEKLKKTYKNIANVIVHNQDILNKLIRVKRLPIKEIEKNIYINRKKLERGRIYIIALVIAEIGDYRLIREYIE
- a CDS encoding glycoside hydrolase family 68 protein encodes the protein MKTRKTYKMISSLMVILAILTIPFLILRHNTGYTSIWSRQQAQNFKCTKENTAPNINPNFKLTAPNLWVWDTWPLVKKDGSLAVVNGYKVIFALTASRNVGWNKRHDVAGISYFCSTDGENWVYKGLAYNVEDALGSRQWAGSAILDENGMVQFFYTATGRKGEAVRTFEQRLVKTKFSINVDKGGVHITNCSKHQVILEPDGVYYQTMQQAKGPIIYSFRDPYFFEDPKTKKDYLIFEGNKGGKIEKMKPENIGDKLFRKNHIAPRGVENFNGNVGIAVAQNKDLTRFKLLPPLLEAVGVNQQLERPQIVMKKNKYYLFTISHKFTYAQGLNGVDGLYGFCGNSLRSNYKPLNGNGLVITNPTNDPYQTYSWYLVSGHDVLSFINEYHFNGQLRYGGTFAPTLQISLKGYKSKIIGRLGEGVVTPAH
- a CDS encoding anti-sigma factor domain-containing protein → MKGIVIEELKYKLIILTEKGDFIEIDKLNTRAKIGQEINIKSKKISTKKALRRFALAATAILIFFIINSLIYGMIFTREYVVVDINPNNNKNVAMEIHYNYFGNIIKLQAANKKGVSIVKKMRNLKFKATNVVINNFIRTAQNDKFIDSGKQNTIVITIASSSKSINDESIDSSLEHYIKENKINARPMIVLGNDIDYKKSKQVGIPIDKFILINKVIKNNPSYKFYDLNKKSIDELINIANQEENY